CGATTTCCACCAGTGCATCAGGCTTTACCAGGCCGCACTGGATGCAATACCGCGCCGGCTTGTCGCCGGGGAAATATTCGGCATAGACCGTGTTGACGGCCTGATAATTCGCCCAGTCGGTGATGAAGATGTGGTTCATCGTCACGTCTTCCATCGTGCCGCCGGCGGTTTCGATGACCGACTTGATGGTTTCGAGAACATGGCGTGTCTGCGCACTGGCATCGCCCACATGCACGACGTTATTGTCCTTGTCGAAGGGCAGCGTGCCGGACACATAAACCACGCCATCGGCAAGGGTTCCCGGCGAAAAAGGGGCGATGGGTTTGCTGGTGCCTACTGGCACGATGATCTTCTTCGGCATTTCGTTCTCCTCTTTGTGGTTCCTGCTCAATCGGTAACGGGCGCGGCCTGCGAAATGACGCCGCAGAAATCATTGACGGTGGCGACCCAGCCGAAAAACTTCTCGACATTGTAGACCGTCGCCTGCTGGATAAAATCCGGACCCAGATGATGGGTGGCATCCTCCAGCATCACCCCGAAATATTCGAGATGGAACGCGTCGCGCAGCGAGCTTTCCACACAGACATTGGTGGCGATGCCGACAAAGACGAGATTGCGGATACCGCGGGCACGCAAAACGCTGTCCATATTGGTGTTGAAGAACCCGCTGTAACGCGTCTTCGGCACCAGAATATCGCCGGGTTGCGGTTGCAGCTCATCAACAATGGCATAATCCCATGTGCCCTTGGCCAGCAGCTGGCCCTGCAGTTCCGGCCTTTTGCGCATGGTCTTCAGCGCGTTGGACTTGTGCCAGTTGGGCGAACCCGGCCCGCCCGCCTCGACATAATCCTTGTCCCAGCCATTCTGGAAATAAATGACCTGAACGCCCGCCGCCCGCGCCGCATCCAGCGTCTTTTTGATGTTGGCAATGGTGCCCTTGGCCCCGGAAATATCGAACCCGGCAAGGTCGACGTAACCGCCCTCGGTCGAATAGGCGTTCTGCATATCGACCACGACAACGGCGGTCTCGCTGGGTTTCAGGGTAATCGGCTCCGGCCTCGCGGGAAGCGTCACGCTTTCCGAGCGGCTTTCAGGTCCCTTATATCCCGCCACGACGGCTTCACTCATTCCGCAGCCTCCAGTTCGGCCAGCACATGCTGGCGGCTCTTCATCAGCGGCTGCACATATTTGCCGAATTTTTCGACGCCCTCGAGGAAGTCGTCAAAGGTCAGCATCACGCCGCCGGTGCCCGGCACTTCGCTCATCTCATCCAGCATCGCCGCCACTTCCTCATAGGAGCCGATCAAGGTTCCCATGTTGATGTTGACCGCCGAGACGGGGTTAGACATGTGCCTTACATTGGTGTCGGAGCCGGATTTGGTGTCGACAGCGCTTTGCAGGCCGAGCCACTTGATGGCGTCCTCATCCGCACCCGCCTTGTAGTGCTCCCACTTCGCCCAGGCATCCTCGGATTTTTCCTCGGCAAGCACCATCGTCAGTACGACGGATTTAACCTCACGGCCGGACTTTTCCGTTGCTGCCAGAAGTCGCTCATTGGTGGGCGCAAAAGCCTTCGGCGTATTGACGCCGACGCCGAAGCAGAAGCTGTAATCGGCAAACTTGGCGGAAAACGCCATGCCAGAATTGGAGGAACCAGCGCAGATGAGCTTCACGTCACCCTGCGGCACCGGCTTCATGCGGCAATCATCCATCTGGAAGAACTTGCCCTTGAAGTCCGACTGCCCTTCCGTCAGCAGCTCTTTCAGCACGGAGGTATATTCGCCGAGATATTCATAGCGATCACCGAAATAATCGTCCCCCGGCCAAAGGCCCATCTGGCTGTACTCGGGGCGCTGCCAGCCGGTAATCAGGTTGATGCCGAAACGGCCGCCGGAAATGGAATCGATCGTGGTCGCCATGCGTGCGACGATGGCGGGCGGCATGACCAGCGTGGCGGCGGTGCCGAACAGCTTGATCTTGGAGGTGACGGCGGCAAGGCCTGCCATCAGCGTGAAGGATTCCAGATTATAGTCCCAGAACTCTGTCTTGCCGCCAAAGCCACGCAGCTTGATCATCGACAACGCGAAGTCGAAACCATATTGCTCCGCCTTCAGCGTGATCGCCTTGTTCAGATCAAAGCTCGGCTTGTATTGCGGCGCGTTTTCGGAAAGAAGCCACCCATTGTTCCCGATCGGGATAAAAACACCAACTTCCATTTTGCAGTTCCCTTTTTAACGTCAGGTGTCTCCTGACTTGACAAAAAGAGTAGCAGGTTCTGTGCCAGACCAAATAAAATAATTTTATCAAATGGATAAAATTTTGGGGCGCATCGAGCCTTTACCAAAAGATAAAATTTTTATCATTTGGTAAAAATATTTGCCTGTTTATTCGGCAGAAATGAACGCGAGAGTGGTAAGATTAGAAGTTGTAGAAATAGTCCTGAAACTGCGGTGAGGGAGGCTTCACACTCCTCGTCATCCTCAGGCTTGTCCCGAGGATCTATCCACGTTCAGTAAAATCAATCGGTTGCAGATTCCGGGACAAGCCCGAGGATGACGGCGTTGGGTTTCGAAATTGCGATCAATCGTGGATAGATCTTCAAGAGCTATGCCAGAATCTCAACCCATTCGCTGCTGCGCATAGGCATGCACCGCCCGGAAAGCAGCCTCGGCACCGGCAACGACGCGCTCTTCCTCTTGCACCGTCAGCGAAATTTCATCAAGCGCGGCGGTGAATGTGCGCCAGTGCAAGCCGCGCCCTTCCGGTGCGCCGGCCAGATGGCGGGCGCCGAATTCTTCGCCAAGACCGAGCTTGGCCGCGTCCTTCAGCAGGAAAGCCGCGCCGAGATTGGAGCCTTCGACCACATAAAGCCAGCCCATGGCCTCCGGCAGATCGAAGGGCATTTCGGCAGTGAACCGCGGCTCGTCGGTGTCGGGAATGGCGTGACCGAGATCGGCAAGGTCCTGTTCGATCATCGCCAGACGACGACGGCCCTTGAGGTCGGGAAGCAGGCCATCCAGCGTGACATTGGAAAAGAAAACATCGAGATCGCGATGGAAAAGATATTGCGTTTCGACGAATTTGCCGAAGTTCTCCCGGCTCTCGAACGGCTTTGCGGCCATGATGAAGCTATCGAGATCGCCATGCGCGCCGCGCGTCGCTGCCTTCAGGCGCTTGACGCGGCTTTGCTCGATCTCTGCTACAGGCGCTGCCGGCTCCGCACTGGTCATCATGATGATCCCTTTATCCCTATATTCAGACTGCCTGATAAAAATCTTTACTCCAACAGTCAAATTTTATTTTCGCATTTTTTCTTCTCCCTATCGATGAGGCTTGCGCGTCTCTCACCGCGATAAGCCCATGCCCGTCCGGACCGACCCCACTCCTCATCGGTCCTCGCAGGCCCCCCCCCCGAACTCATTTTCCAAGCAAACTCCTTCACGCTCATGCTCCGAACAATCATATTGCAATTAGCTCTTTACAACTAACATGTCAGTATGCCATCAATCCGTTGTCACCTTGGAGGAGCATCTTAATTGACCCAGAAATTTGGCCTTTCGGCAGCCCTGACGACCCCTTTCAAAACGGACGGAACGGTCGACATCGATGCCATGATCGCCCATGCGCGCCGCTGTTTGTCCAACGGCTGCGACAGCGTGACACTCTTCGGCACGACAGGTGAAGGCTGCTCCGTCGGCAGCCGCGAACGGCAGGCGATCCTCTCCAGCTTCATTGCAGCAGGCATTGCGCCGTCGCGCATCGTCACCGGTGTTCTGGTGGATTCCATCGAGGATGCGGCAGACCAGTCGGCCGAAGCCCTGAATGCCGGCGCGCGGAATATTCTGCTCGCCCCGCCCTCCTATTTCAAGAACGTCAGCGATGACGGCCTGTTTGCCTGGTTCTCGGCTGTCTTTTCAAAGATCGGCAAGGATGCGCGCGACATTCTCGTCTACAACATCCCCTCCGTGACCATGGTAACACTGTCCGTCGAGCTGGTGGGACGGCTGAAGGCCGCATTTCCGGGCATCGTCACCGGCGTCAAGGATTCCTCCGGCAACTGGAGCCATACCGAGCGTCTCCTCAAGGAACACGGTGACCTTGCCATCCTTATCGGCGACGAGCGTGATCTCGCCAGGGGCGTTCGCCTCGGTGGCCAGGGTGCCATCTCCGGCGTTGCCAATTTCCTGACGCAGGAAGTGCGCGCCATGGCCGTCGATGGCAAGGACGATCCGCGCATCGTCGATCTTGTTGTGGAACTTCTGAAATTCCCGGTTACGCCTGCCGTCAAGGTGCTGGTATCACACACGACAGGGGAAACTATCTGGTCGGATGTGCGTGCACCACTCGTCGCCATTTCACCGGAAGACCGCCGGCAGATCGAAGGCGCATTCGACGCGCTGTTTCGCAGGCAGGCCGCCTGAACAAAGCTGAAAGGTTGAGCATGGACGATACCGGCGAACAGACATTGCGGGAACGGGCGTATGAGAGCTTTACGCATCACCTTCTCTCGCGTGACGTTCGTCCGGGGCAATTCATCTCGCAGCGCCGGCTCGTGGAACTGACGGGTCTGCCGCTCGGCGCGATCCGGGAGGCAATCCCACGGCTGGAGGCGGAAGGTCTGATCAAGACCGTGCCGCAGCGGGGATTGCAGGTCGCCCATATCGACATCAACCTCATCCGCGAAGCGTTCCAGTTCCGTATCTTTCTCGAAAAAGAAGCTGTGGCGAACTTTACCCGTTCGGCTTCCGACGAGGCCATCGCGAAGCTCCTGAAACAGCACAGGGATATTGCCGAGGCAGCGGAAAATGGCGGGGAATCGCCGGAGCTGGATCAGCATGCGCAGCAGGTGGACTGGGGCATGCACGACGCCTTCATCGATAGTCTTGGTAATTCGATCATCTCGAATGCCTACCGCGTCAATTCGATCAAGATGCGCCTCATCAATCAGGAGCGCTTTCGCATCGCCGGCCATGTGAAGTCGGTGATGAAGGAACATCTCGCCATTCTCGAAGCCATCGAGAGGCGATCCGTCGAAGAGGCCGTGGAACGGCTGACCGCCCATATCCGCAACGCAAGGGACAGGGCGCTGGCGGTCTAAGGCAACTCCGGCAGGGACTAAAGAGGGTCTGCGCTGGACTTGCAGGAAATAAGCAACAAGCCGGGGTGAGGAGAATTTCCGGCTAACTGGAGGAGAACAGACATGACGCATTCATTGCTCAACCCCACACGCCGCGCCTTTCTGGCAGGCACGGCCGCGATTGGCGGCAGCGCGATGCTCGGCATTCGCCCGGCATCGGCAGCGGTGAACTGGAAAAAACACGCCGGCACCACACTTGAAGTCAACCTGGTCAAAAGCCCGCGCAGCGAAACGCTGATCAAATATCTCGGCGAGTTCGAAGAACTGACCGGCATCAAGGTCAATGCCGAAGCAACCCCGGAACAGCAGCAGCGCCAGAAGGTGGTAATCGAGCTTTCCTCCGGCAAACCGAGCTTCGACGTCGTGCATCTGAGCTACCACGTACAGAAGCGCCAGTTCGAAAAGGGCAAGTGGCTGGCCGATATCAGCGGCTTCCTGAAGGATCCGTCGCTGACCGATCCGTCGCTGGTTGAAAAGGACTTTGCCGAGGCCGGCATGTTGTTCGCCAAGGATAGCGACGGCGTGCTGCGCTCGCTGCCCTTCTCGGTGGATTACTGGATTGTCTACTGGAACAAGGAACTCTTCGAAGCCAAGGGCCTGAAATATCCTGAAACCTTCGAGGAACTGGTGACGGCGGCGGAAAAGATTACCGATCCCGCAACCAACACTTACGGTTTCGTCGCGCGCGGCCTGAAGAACGCCAATACGCCTGTCTGGACCTCGCTGATGCTGGGTTACGGCGCAAAGCCGATCAGCGCGGATGGAAAGATCGACACCGAATCCAAGGAAGCGGTCGAGGCAGCCAAGCTCTATCAGCGCCTGATGACGAAAGCCGCCCCTCCCGGCGTCTCCGGCTTCAACTGGGCGGAAGCGCAATCGGCCTTCCTGCAGGGCAAGATCGGCATGTGGTTCGATGGCGTCGGTTTTGCCCCGCCGATCGAGAACCCGGAAAAATCCCGCGTCGTCGGCAAGGTCGGTTACGGCGTCATGCCGAAAGGCCCGGCAGTTCAGGCCGCTGGCACGTTTGGCGATGGTCTCGGTGTGGTCGAAGCCAGCAGCAAAAAGGAAGCCGCTTACCTCTTCTGCCAGTGGGCGATCTCGCACGATATGGGTGCGCGTCTGCTGCAGGCAGGTGCCGGCGTTCCGTTCCGCCAGTCCATCCTCGAAGACCAGAAGGTCCGTGAAGGCGTGAAGATGCCGGCCGCCTGGCTGGATGCGGTCGTCGGTTCCGGCAAGGTCTCGCAGCTTGCGCTTCCCGTCATCATTCCGGTGACGGAATTCCGCGACATCTACGGCGTCGGCCTCACCAACATGATCGGTGGCGCAGATCCAGCAGCTGAGCTGAAAAAGGCGACGGAACAGTTCGCACCCGTTCTGGCGCGTAGCGAGGGATAATGGCCTCCGTGAGCATCGAAAACACCAAAACAGGCGTCAGTCGCGCAGAAGGGAGCAGGCCGCCAAGGCTTGCTCCCAACTACTGGCCCTTCGTCATACCGGCACTGGTCGTCATTTCGGCTGTCATCGTTTTTCCATGGGTCTTCACCCTCTGGATGAGCGTGCATCGCTGGACGCTCGGACAGGAGCAGAGCTTTATCGGTTTTGATAACTACATAAGGCTTGCAAGCGATCTCAGGTTCTGGGAATCGCTCTGGCACACGCTCATCTATACCGTGCTGTCGGTTGTTGCTCCCCTGTTCCTCGGAACATTGGCGGCGCTGGTTTTCGATGCGCAATTTCCGCTGCGCGGTTTTCTGCGCGGCGTCTTCGTGATGCCGATGATGGCGACCCCGGTCGCCATCGCACTCGTCTGGACCATGATGTTCCACCCGCAGCTCGGTGTCCTGAACTATCTGCTGTCCCTGATCGGCATCGGTCCGCTGGAATGGATCTACAACCAGTCCACCGTCATCCCCTCGCTGGTGCTGGTGGAAACCTGGCAATGGACGCCGCTCGTCATGCTGATCGTACTCGGCGGTCTCGCCGCCGTACCCCGCGAACCCTATGAAAGTGCTGAAATCGACGGCGCCAACGCCTGGCAGAAATTCCGTTACCTGACCATGCCGATGATTGCACCGTTCCTGATGATCGCCGTCATCATCCGCTCCATCGATGCCGTCAAAAGCTTCGACATCATCTATGCGATGACGCAGGGCGGACCCGGCACGGCATCTGAAACCATCAACATCTATCTCTATAATACGGCGTTTTCCTATTACGACATCGGTTACGGCTCGGCCATGGCTGTCGTCTTCTTCGTCATCATCGTGGCGCTGTCCTTCGTGCTTCTGATGGTGCGCCAGCGCTCGCAATGGAACGAGATGGAGGAACACTGATGTCCACAAAGATCCTGAAACGCAAAAATCTCGACCGCATCGGCCTGTTCTTCGTGGCGCTGGTGATGATCTCGCCGGTCATCCTGTTCTTCATCTGGATGATCTCGCTGTCGCTGAAATATGAAATCGACAACGGGGCCTATCCGCCGATCCTGATACCCGAACGTTTCGCCTGGTCGAACTATGTGAAGGTGTTCGAGGAGAATAGCTTCTTCCTCTATTTCTGGAATTCGGTCCTCGTCACCGGCGCCGCCACCATTCTGGCGCTCGTCATCGGCGTGCCGGCCGGTTACGGCATCGCAAGGCTGAAGGCGGAAAAATCCGCTGTTGTCATCATGATCGCCCGTATGACGCCTGGCCTCTCCTTCCTCATTCCGCTGTTCCTGCTGTTCCAATGGCTGAACCTCTTGGGCACGCTCTGGCCGCAGATCATCATCCATCTGGTGGTGACGGTGCCAATCGTCGTCTGGATCATGATCGGTTATTTCGAGACAACCCCGAAGGAGCTGGAAGAGGCGGCAAGCATCGACGGCGCGTCCTCCTGGCAGGTGTTCCGGCTGGTGGCGCTGCCGATTGCCAAGCCCGGCATCGTCGTCTCCTTCATTCTGGCGGTCATCTTCTCGTGGAACAACTTCGTCTTCGGCATCGTGCTGGCCAGCCGTGAAACGCGCACCCTGCCGGTCGCGGTCTACAACATGCTGTCCTTCGAACAGGTCAGCTGGGGACCGCTCGCGGCAGCTGCGCTGATCGTGACGCTACCGGTGCTGCTGCTCACCATGTTCGCGCAGAAACAGATCGTGGCGGGTCTTACCGCCGGCGCCGTCAAGGGCGGCTGAACCAACAACAAAGGGCATTCCATGCCCTTCCTCTTTAAACGCAATTCCGGACGCAAAACCGCGACGCACTTTTGCTGGAATTGCTCATAACGGGAACCTACACATGGCACCGGTGAATATTCAGAACGTCCAGAAGCGCTTCGGCTCCGTCAACGTCATTCATGGCATCGATATCGACATCAAGGATGGCGAATTCGTCGTGCTTGTCGGCCCCTCCGGCTGCGGCAAATCTACCCTGCTGCGCATGATCGCCGGACTTGAAGAGCTGAGCGACGGCGAAATCCACATCGGCCCGCGCGAGGTCAGCCACCTGCCTGCCCGTGACCGCGATATCGCCATGGTCTTCCAGAACTACGCGCTTTATCCGCACATGACGGTGAAGGATAATATGGGCTTCGCGCTGAAGTTGAAGAAGGTGAGCGCGGACGAAACCAAGGCCAAGGTGGACAGAGCCGCCGCCATTCTGGGGCTGGAAAAACTGCTCGACCGTTATCCGCGCCAGCTCTCCGGCGGCCAGCGTCAACGTGTCGCCATGGGCCGCGCTCTGGTGCGCGATCCGCAGGTCTTCCTGTTC
This window of the Agrobacterium fabrum str. C58 genome carries:
- the rutC gene encoding pyrimidine utilization protein C, with amino-acid sequence MPKKIIVPVGTSKPIAPFSPGTLADGVVYVSGTLPFDKDNNVVHVGDASAQTRHVLETIKSVIETAGGTMEDVTMNHIFITDWANYQAVNTVYAEYFPGDKPARYCIQCGLVKPDALVEIATVAHIGK
- the rutB gene encoding pyrimidine utilization protein B produces the protein MSEAVVAGYKGPESRSESVTLPARPEPITLKPSETAVVVVDMQNAYSTEGGYVDLAGFDISGAKGTIANIKKTLDAARAAGVQVIYFQNGWDKDYVEAGGPGSPNWHKSNALKTMRKRPELQGQLLAKGTWDYAIVDELQPQPGDILVPKTRYSGFFNTNMDSVLRARGIRNLVFVGIATNVCVESSLRDAFHLEYFGVMLEDATHHLGPDFIQQATVYNVEKFFGWVATVNDFCGVISQAAPVTD
- the rutA gene encoding pyrimidine utilization protein A; this translates as MEVGVFIPIGNNGWLLSENAPQYKPSFDLNKAITLKAEQYGFDFALSMIKLRGFGGKTEFWDYNLESFTLMAGLAAVTSKIKLFGTAATLVMPPAIVARMATTIDSISGGRFGINLITGWQRPEYSQMGLWPGDDYFGDRYEYLGEYTSVLKELLTEGQSDFKGKFFQMDDCRMKPVPQGDVKLICAGSSNSGMAFSAKFADYSFCFGVGVNTPKAFAPTNERLLAATEKSGREVKSVVLTMVLAEEKSEDAWAKWEHYKAGADEDAIKWLGLQSAVDTKSGSDTNVRHMSNPVSAVNINMGTLIGSYEEVAAMLDEMSEVPGTGGVMLTFDDFLEGVEKFGKYVQPLMKSRQHVLAELEAAE
- a CDS encoding biliverdin-producing heme oxygenase — its product is MTSAEPAAPVAEIEQSRVKRLKAATRGAHGDLDSFIMAAKPFESRENFGKFVETQYLFHRDLDVFFSNVTLDGLLPDLKGRRRLAMIEQDLADLGHAIPDTDEPRFTAEMPFDLPEAMGWLYVVEGSNLGAAFLLKDAAKLGLGEEFGARHLAGAPEGRGLHWRTFTAALDEISLTVQEEERVVAGAEAAFRAVHAYAQQRMG
- a CDS encoding dihydrodipicolinate synthase family protein, with the protein product MTQKFGLSAALTTPFKTDGTVDIDAMIAHARRCLSNGCDSVTLFGTTGEGCSVGSRERQAILSSFIAAGIAPSRIVTGVLVDSIEDAADQSAEALNAGARNILLAPPSYFKNVSDDGLFAWFSAVFSKIGKDARDILVYNIPSVTMVTLSVELVGRLKAAFPGIVTGVKDSSGNWSHTERLLKEHGDLAILIGDERDLARGVRLGGQGAISGVANFLTQEVRAMAVDGKDDPRIVDLVVELLKFPVTPAVKVLVSHTTGETIWSDVRAPLVAISPEDRRQIEGAFDALFRRQAA
- a CDS encoding GntR family transcriptional regulator, whose protein sequence is MDDTGEQTLRERAYESFTHHLLSRDVRPGQFISQRRLVELTGLPLGAIREAIPRLEAEGLIKTVPQRGLQVAHIDINLIREAFQFRIFLEKEAVANFTRSASDEAIAKLLKQHRDIAEAAENGGESPELDQHAQQVDWGMHDAFIDSLGNSIISNAYRVNSIKMRLINQERFRIAGHVKSVMKEHLAILEAIERRSVEEAVERLTAHIRNARDRALAV
- a CDS encoding ABC transporter substrate-binding protein, which gives rise to MTHSLLNPTRRAFLAGTAAIGGSAMLGIRPASAAVNWKKHAGTTLEVNLVKSPRSETLIKYLGEFEELTGIKVNAEATPEQQQRQKVVIELSSGKPSFDVVHLSYHVQKRQFEKGKWLADISGFLKDPSLTDPSLVEKDFAEAGMLFAKDSDGVLRSLPFSVDYWIVYWNKELFEAKGLKYPETFEELVTAAEKITDPATNTYGFVARGLKNANTPVWTSLMLGYGAKPISADGKIDTESKEAVEAAKLYQRLMTKAAPPGVSGFNWAEAQSAFLQGKIGMWFDGVGFAPPIENPEKSRVVGKVGYGVMPKGPAVQAAGTFGDGLGVVEASSKKEAAYLFCQWAISHDMGARLLQAGAGVPFRQSILEDQKVREGVKMPAAWLDAVVGSGKVSQLALPVIIPVTEFRDIYGVGLTNMIGGADPAAELKKATEQFAPVLARSEG
- a CDS encoding carbohydrate ABC transporter permease translates to MASVSIENTKTGVSRAEGSRPPRLAPNYWPFVIPALVVISAVIVFPWVFTLWMSVHRWTLGQEQSFIGFDNYIRLASDLRFWESLWHTLIYTVLSVVAPLFLGTLAALVFDAQFPLRGFLRGVFVMPMMATPVAIALVWTMMFHPQLGVLNYLLSLIGIGPLEWIYNQSTVIPSLVLVETWQWTPLVMLIVLGGLAAVPREPYESAEIDGANAWQKFRYLTMPMIAPFLMIAVIIRSIDAVKSFDIIYAMTQGGPGTASETINIYLYNTAFSYYDIGYGSAMAVVFFVIIVALSFVLLMVRQRSQWNEMEEH
- a CDS encoding carbohydrate ABC transporter permease; translated protein: MKRKNLDRIGLFFVALVMISPVILFFIWMISLSLKYEIDNGAYPPILIPERFAWSNYVKVFEENSFFLYFWNSVLVTGAATILALVIGVPAGYGIARLKAEKSAVVIMIARMTPGLSFLIPLFLLFQWLNLLGTLWPQIIIHLVVTVPIVVWIMIGYFETTPKELEEAASIDGASSWQVFRLVALPIAKPGIVVSFILAVIFSWNNFVFGIVLASRETRTLPVAVYNMLSFEQVSWGPLAAAALIVTLPVLLLTMFAQKQIVAGLTAGAVKGG